One genomic region from Quercus robur chromosome 4, dhQueRobu3.1, whole genome shotgun sequence encodes:
- the LOC126721042 gene encoding WAT1-related protein At5g07050-like isoform X1 produces MEDLKEESVRGGRGSTKQEVCKELKPYIYCIFSSFCYAGFNIVSKVYLDKGMSRYVLVAYGHAFGTLATAFLAFLFERKNDSKISVPILRNVFFLGLLGAVLGRTLFYAGLEHTSPAFASALSNLIPSITVILAVLCRMEKLQISKRSSQAKILGTIVAFAGATLMILYKGIALISLHNHHSHQSANSSKVFLDKDSIKGSLMLGVSYISLSAFFILQTITIKMYPAPITLTSLTCLSGTILSTIMTAILDHKASSWKLSWNITLLAPIYSGVVIFGIIAYLQTLAIRQKGPVFMTAFRPLATVIVAITGLFLLGDALYFGGVIGAMMIILGLYATLWGKQREKAEKLSEQTMSVEGTEIKQEK; encoded by the exons ATGGAAGACCTAAAGGAAGAGAGTGtaagaggaggaagaggaagcACTAAGCAAGAGGTGTGCAAAGAGTTGAAACCATATATCTATTGcatattctcttctttttgctaTGCAGGATTCAACATAGTCTCCAAGGTCTATCTAGACAAAGGCATGAGTCGTTATGTGCTAGTTGCCTATGGACATGCATTTGGAACTTTAGCTACTGCTTTTCTTGCATTTCTGTTTGAGAG GAAAAATGACAGCAAAATTAGTGTACCAATCTTACGAAATGTCTTCTTCTTGGGTCTGCTGGG agcCGTGTTAGGGAGGACACTATTTTACGCAGGACTAGAACACACTTCACCAGCGTTTGCATCTGCCTTGTCCAACTTAATTCCATCAATTACCGTTATCTTGGCAGTTTTGTGCAG GATGGAGAAATTACAGATTTCAAAGCGTAGTTCTCAAGCCAAGATATTGGGAACTATTGTAGCATTTGCTGGTGCAACACTGATGATCCTGTACAAGGGTATCGCCTTGATTTCTCTACATAATCACCACTCACATCAATCTGCCAATTCGTCAAAAGTATTCTTAGACAAAGATTCAATAAAAGGTTCCCTCATGCTTGGCGTTTCATACATTTCATTGTCAGCGTTCTTCATCTTACAG ACCATTACAATTAAGATGTATCCAGCACCAATCACACTTACATCTTTAACATGCTTATCGGGTACAATACTCTCCACAATCATGACCGCAATTTTGGATCATAAAGCTTCGTCATGGAAGTTATCATGGAACATCACCCTACTAGCTCCAATTTATAGT GGAGTTGTGATATTTGGAATCATAGCATATCTTCAAACATTGGCAATAAGACAAAAAGGGCCAGTTTTCATGACAGCATTTAGACCATTGGCCACAGTAATTGTAGCCATTACAGGTCTATTCCTTTTAGGCGATGCTTTATATTTTGGAGG CGTTATTGGAGCTATGATGATAATTCTTGGTTTGTACGCAACTCTATGGGGTAAGCAAAGAGAGAAGGCAGAGAAGCTGTCGGAGCAAACCATGTCTGTGGAAGGTACTGAAATCAAACAAGAAAAGTAA
- the LOC126721042 gene encoding WAT1-related protein At5g07050-like isoform X2: MEDLKEESVRGGRGSTKQEVCKELKPYIYCIFSSFCYAGFNIVSKVYLDKGMSRYVLVAYGHAFGTLATAFLAFLFERKNDSKISVPILRNVFFLGLLGAVLGRTLFYAGLEHTSPAFASALSNLIPSITVILAVLCRMEKLQISKRSSQAKILGTIVAFAGATLMILYKGIALISLHNHHSHQSANSSKVFLDKDSIKGSLMLGVSYISLSAFFILQGVVIFGIIAYLQTLAIRQKGPVFMTAFRPLATVIVAITGLFLLGDALYFGGVIGAMMIILGLYATLWGKQREKAEKLSEQTMSVEGTEIKQEK; this comes from the exons ATGGAAGACCTAAAGGAAGAGAGTGtaagaggaggaagaggaagcACTAAGCAAGAGGTGTGCAAAGAGTTGAAACCATATATCTATTGcatattctcttctttttgctaTGCAGGATTCAACATAGTCTCCAAGGTCTATCTAGACAAAGGCATGAGTCGTTATGTGCTAGTTGCCTATGGACATGCATTTGGAACTTTAGCTACTGCTTTTCTTGCATTTCTGTTTGAGAG GAAAAATGACAGCAAAATTAGTGTACCAATCTTACGAAATGTCTTCTTCTTGGGTCTGCTGGG agcCGTGTTAGGGAGGACACTATTTTACGCAGGACTAGAACACACTTCACCAGCGTTTGCATCTGCCTTGTCCAACTTAATTCCATCAATTACCGTTATCTTGGCAGTTTTGTGCAG GATGGAGAAATTACAGATTTCAAAGCGTAGTTCTCAAGCCAAGATATTGGGAACTATTGTAGCATTTGCTGGTGCAACACTGATGATCCTGTACAAGGGTATCGCCTTGATTTCTCTACATAATCACCACTCACATCAATCTGCCAATTCGTCAAAAGTATTCTTAGACAAAGATTCAATAAAAGGTTCCCTCATGCTTGGCGTTTCATACATTTCATTGTCAGCGTTCTTCATCTTACAG GGAGTTGTGATATTTGGAATCATAGCATATCTTCAAACATTGGCAATAAGACAAAAAGGGCCAGTTTTCATGACAGCATTTAGACCATTGGCCACAGTAATTGTAGCCATTACAGGTCTATTCCTTTTAGGCGATGCTTTATATTTTGGAGG CGTTATTGGAGCTATGATGATAATTCTTGGTTTGTACGCAACTCTATGGGGTAAGCAAAGAGAGAAGGCAGAGAAGCTGTCGGAGCAAACCATGTCTGTGGAAGGTACTGAAATCAAACAAGAAAAGTAA